The Bradyrhizobium sp. CCGB01 genome segment CTGCGGCACCATCAGCGCGGCCGTGGCGCCCTGCGCGAGCCGCGCGACGATCAGCTCCGCACCTGATTGCGCGAGGCCGCACCACAGCGAGGTCACGGTGAAGCCGAGCACGCCGGCGAGAAACACGCTCTTCGTGCCGTGGATGTCGCCGAGCCGCCCGCCGGTGACGACCAGCGTGGCGTAGGCGATCAGATAGATCGCGATCACGGATTCGATCTGCGCGGGCGTCGCATGCAGATCGACCGCGATGGTGGGGATGGCGACGTTCACGATGAAGGCATCGACACCGAACATGAACTGTGCGGCCACGACGATCGCCAGCACCCACCAGCGGCGGGTCGAATCGACTTGTTTTGTGACGGTTTGATGCATCGGCGCGCGAACCTTCAGGGATTTATTTGCGCGCAAAGCTCGCAGATTAGCGTCATCCGCGCGATTACCTCCGAGGTAGGACTTGCCGCATTGGCCCGATTGCTGCATGTCGGTTGCCGCTGGTTTTGCGGGCTCGGAAGTCTCGATGTACGACTACGACATGGTGGTGATCGGCTCGGGCCCGTCGGGGCGCCGGGCCGCGGTGCAATGTGCCAAGCTCGGCAAGGCCGTGCTGGTGGTGGAGAAGGGCCGACGGGTCGGCGGCGTCTCCGTCCATACTGGCACGATCCCCTCGAAGACGCTGCGCGAGACCGTGCTCAATCTCTCCGGCTGGCGCGAGCGCGGCTTCTACGGCCGCTCCTACAAGGTGAAGCAGGACATCGCGGCGAGCGACCTGATGATTCGCCTTCAGAAGACGCTCGACCACGAGGTCGAGGTGTTCGAGCATCAGTTCAGCCGTAACCTCGTCCGCACTGCCAATGGCGAGGCGCGGCTGGTCTCGCCGCACGAGGTCGAGATCACCAGCGCGATCGGCGAGACCAGGACGGTGTCCGCTGCTTTCATCCTGATCGCCTGCGGCACCCGCCCGTTCCGGCCCGACTATGTGCCGTTCGACGGCGCCACCGTGCTCGACAGCGACGAGATCATCGAGTTGCAGAAGCTGCCGCGCAGCCTGGCCGTGATTGGCGCCGGCGTGATCGGCGTGGAATATGCCACCATCTTCAGCGCGCTCGACGTGCCCGTGACCCTGATCGAGCCCCGGCCGACCTTCCTCGACTTCATCGACAAGGAATTGATCGACGAGTTCATGCACGAGCTGCGCGACCGCAACGTCGCGCTGCGGCTCGGCTCGAAGGTCACGTCGATCGAGAAGAATGCGCAAGGCAGCATCGTCACGAACCTGTCCGACGGGCGGCACGTCACCACGGACATGCTGCTGTTCGCGGCCGGCCGTGTCGGCGCCACCGACAAGCTCAATCTCGAAGCCGCCGGCATCGTTGTCGACCATCGCGGCCGTATCTCGGTCGATCCCGTGACGTTGCAAACCAGCGTGCCGCACATCTACGCGGCCGGTGACGTGATCGGCTTTCCGAGTCTCGCCTCCACATCGATGGAGCAGGGCCGCGTCGCGGCGTGCCACGCCCTCGGCATGGAGCCGCTGGCGCCGCCGGAATTCTTTCCCTACGGCATCTATTCGGTGCCGGAGATCTCGACGGCAGGCCTGACGGAAGAAGAGGTGCGTACGCGCGGCATTCCCTACGAGGTCGGCATCGCGCGCTTCCGCGAGACCTCGCGCGGCCACATCATGGGGCTGAACAGCGGCATGATGAAGATGATCTTCTCGACCAAGACGCGCCGCCTGCTCGGCGTGCACATCCTCGGCGAAGGCGCCACCGAGCTGATCCATATCGGCCAGGCCGTTCTGAACCTCAAAGGTACCATCGACTATTTCATCCAGAACACGTTCAACTATCCGACGCTGGCGGAAGCGTACAAGATCGCCGGGCTGGATGCGTGGAACAGGATGACGCGGTAGCAACGCGCTTCGCGGCGAATTTGGCGAGCAGTCTCTTTGCGGCCATCCTTCGAGACGACCGCTGCGCGGTCTCCTCAGGATGAGGTCCTGTTTCGCGGAGAGCTCTTAGACCCTCATGGTGAGGAGCCCGCAAAGCGGGCGTCTCGAACCCTGCAGGCCCGGCACGTCGCGGCAGCGCCTCCACGCATGCCTGCATTCCGCCGTGCGGGACATCGCGCGATTGCGTTCGCTGGTCCCAGCACGTAGCCTCCCGGTCTCAACAAACAGAAAATCGAAGCCGGAGAGAACGCCATGGCGCGCCTGAAGTTCGGAGCCTTCCTTGCCCCGCATCACCCGATCGGGGAGCATCCGATGCTCCAGTTCCGGCGCGATCTCGACCTGGTCGAGCAGCTCGACGCGCTCGGCTATGACGAGTTCTGGTGTGGCGAGCATCATTCTTCCGGCTGGGAGATGATCGCCTCGCCCGAGATGTTTCTGGCCGCGGCCGGCGAGCGCACCAAGCGGATCAAGCTCGGCACCGGCGTGGTGTCGCTGCCCTACCACCATCCCTTCAACGTCGCCCAGCGCATGGTGCAGCTCGACCACATGACCGGCGGCCGCGCCATCTTCGGCTCCGGCCCCGGCGCGCTTGCCTCCGACGCGCACACGCTCGGCATCGATCCGATGACGCAGCGCGACCGCCAGGACGAGGCCATCGGCGTGATCCGCCGCCTCTTCAACGGCGAGCGCGTCACCGCGAAGAGTGACTGGTTCACGATGAACGACGCCGCGCTCCAGCTCCTGCCGCTGCAGGAGGAGATGCCGTTCGTGGTGGCTTCGCAGATTTCGCCCTCGGGCATGACGCTCGCCGGCAAATACGGCATCGGCATCATCTCGCTGGGCTCGATGACGACGCAGGGGCTGATGTCGCTGCAACAGCAATGGCAGTTCGCCGAGGATGCCGCCAAGAAGCACGGCACCAAGGTGGATCGCGCGAACTGGCGCGTGCTGCTGACCTGGCACCTCGCCGAGACCCGCGAGCAGGCCCGCCGCGAAGCCGGCGCCGGCCTGATGCGCTGGCACAACGAATATAATGTCGGCACGCTGCAGCGGCCGGGCCTGACCGCGTTCTCCTCGCCCGATGAGGCCGTGGACAAGACCGCTTTCGTCGAGGGGGCGGCCTCCGTCATCGGCACGCCCGACGACCTCGTCAAGATGATCAAGAACGTGATGCAGGTGTCGGGCGGCGTCGGCGCCGTCATCGGCTTCGTGCACGATTGGGCCAACCCCGAGAATACGCGCCGGAGCTGGGACCTGGTGGCCCGCTATGTCGTGCCGGAGATCAACGGCTATATCGACGGACTGCGCAAGTCGCAAAAGTTCGTGATCGAGAACCGCGCGATCTTCGAACGCGCCGGGCAGGCCGTGATGGCGAAGATCATGGAGAACGAGAAGGCTGCAGAGGCGCTGAAGGTGACCGGCGCCGGCCGCGTTGCCATTCCCGCCGTCAACGCCCCGGATTTGCAGAAGGAAGCGGCGAAGCGGTAGGCTTCTGCGTGACTACGCCCGTAACCACTATCATCAGCAAGTGATACCAGCCTGTGCTATGTTGATCCCGTCAGCGTGGCGCAGGCGGTATTAATGCCTCGATCGCGCGCTGTTCGGTCAGCCAACCGGAGCAATCGTCATGTCGATGCAGAATGTGGCCGCCCCTGCGCTTCAGTTCACCGCGCCCAGGCGCAACGAGCTGACGCACATCCCCGGTGACGAGGGCTGGCCGATCATCGGCAAGACCTTTCAGGTGCTGGCCGACCCCAAGGGACATATCGAGGCGAACGGCGCCAAATACGGCCCGGTCTACCGCACCCATGTTTTCGGCGAGACCAACGTCGTGCTGCTCGGCCCCGAGGCCAACGAACTCGTGATGTTCGACCAGCAAAAGCTGTTCTCGTCGACGCACGGCTGGAACAAGGTGCTCGGCCTGCTGTTTCCGCGCGGATTGATGCTGCTCGATTTCGACGAGCACCGGCTGCATCGCAAGGCGCTGTCGGTCGCGTTCAAGTCCGGGCCGATGAAGTCCTATCTCAGCGATCTCGACCGCGGCATCGCCGCGCGCGTCGCGCAGTGGAAGGCAAAGCCCGGCGAGATGCAGCTTTATCCGGCGATGAAGCAGCTCACGCTCGACCTTGCCGCGGCGTCCTTCCTCGGTGCCGATATCGGGCCGGAGGTGGACGAGATCAACCGCGCCTTCGTCGACATGGTCGCGGCCGCCGTCGCCCCGATCCGCCGACCCCTGCCGGGCACCCGGATGGCGGCCGGCGTGAAGGGGCGCAAGCGCATCGTCGCCTATTTCCGCGAGCAGATCCCGCTGCGGCGCGGCAATCACGGCGGTGACGATCTGTTCTCGCAGCTCTGCCGCGCCACCCATGAGGACGGCGCGCTGCTCTCCGAGCAGGACATCATCGACCATATGAGCTTCTTGATGATGGCGGCGCACGACACCCTGACCTCGTCACTGACGTCCTTCGTCGGCGAGCTCGCCGCGAATCCGGACTGGCAGGACAGGCTGCGCGCGGAGGTTCTCGCGCTCGGCCTCGCCCCGGGCGCGCCCAGCAGCTTCGACGATCTCGAAAAGATGCCGCTGTCGGAAATGGCGTTCAAGGAAGCGTTGCGGATCAAGCCGCCGGTGCCCTCGATGCCGCGCCGCGCGATGCGCGACTTCACCTTCAAGGGCTTCACGATTCCCGCCGGCACCGCGGTCGGCGTCAATCCGCTCTACACGCATCACATGAAGGACATCTGGCCGGAGCCGGATCGCTTCGATCCCTTGCGCTTCACCGAGGAAGCCCAGCGCAACCGGCATCGCTTCGCCTGGGTGCCGTTCGGCGGCGGCGCGCATATGTGCCTCGGCCTGCACTTCGCCTACATGCAGGCAAAATGCTTCGCGCGGCACTTCCTGCAGAACATCGAGGTGTCGCTGGAGCCGGGCTACAAGCCGGACTGGCAGATGTGGCCGATCCCGAAGCCGCGGGATGGGTTGAAGGTGCGGGTGAAGGCGGTTTAGCCGCCGCTCCCGTGGTCCCGTAGGGTGGGTTAGCGAAGCGTAACCCACCTCTTATGTCACTGCGGAAACCGAAAAGGTGGGTTACGCCTTCGGCTAACCCACCCTACGGCTCCGTCGTTGTGGTCCTACGCCCCCTGATCGAACGCATTGCGCAAGGCCGCCAGGCCTTGCTGCTGCTGACTCCAGTTGCGGCCGCCGGTCATGGCGCCGTCGATGACGAGGTCGTGGCCGTTGATGAAGCTGGATTCGTCGCTGGCCAGGAACACCGCGGCCTGGGCGATATCATCAGGGAGGCCCGCGCGCGGGATCGGCTGCGCGGTCTTGTAGACCTCGCGCATCATCGCCGGCGTCTTCTCCGCCGCATCGGTCGAAAGCCCGAGCGCCTTGCCGAAGATGCCGGTCGCGATCGCGCCGGGTGAGATCGAGTTGACCCGGACATTGGACTCGCCGAGCTCCATCGCCACGCATTTGGTGAGATGGATCACCGCCGCCTTGGCCGCGCCATAGACGATCGAGGAGGAGAAACCGGCGAGGCGGCCAGCGATGCTGCCATTGTTGATGATGCTGCCAGACCCCTGCTTCTTCATGGCGGGCGCGGCGTGCTTCATGCCGAGCATGACGCTTCGGACCAGCGTCGCCATGGCCGCGTCGAACCGCTCGACCTCGAGGCCTTCGATGCCGCCGGTCTGCGCCGGGCCGCCGGCATTGTTGAACAGGCAGTCGATCCGGCCGAATTTTTCCACCGCGAGCGCGATCAGCGCCTGCATCTGCGCTTCGACCGTCACATCGGTCTGCAGGAAGATGCAATTGGCCCCGAGCTGCTTGGCCAGCGCCTCGCCCTCAGGTACGCGCCGCCCCGCGATCACAATTTTGGCACCTTCGGCAACGAAGACTTCCGCGGTACGCAGGCCGATCCCGCTCGTCGTGCCTGTAATCACCGCAACCTTGCTGTCCAGCCTGCCCATGGAATGTCCCTGTTTTCGAATGATTTGATGCCAAATGGCGGACACCGGTCGATGACGGCGCCGCGACGCTCACTATTCCCGCCGGCCCGTGACAAGGCAAGCTTTGCTTGTGCATGCGACATGCGTAACATTCTCGTTCCTCTCTCGATTTTCGAACGCATAGCGCAACCGGGCCGGGCATGGAGAAGCTGATCGACGAATTCCGCAAGGGCTGGCAGGGCGAGGCACCACCATCGCTCGTTCTCAGCCTCGCCTTCGCGGTCGCCTGCCTGCTGGTTGCGACGCTGGCGCGCTGGGGCCTCGCGCATGTGCGGCCCGACGTCTACTTCACCCCGTATTTCCCGGCCGTGTTCTTTGCCGCCGCATTCGGCGGCTTGCGCATCGGCATCATCACGGCGCTGGTCGGCGGCGTGCTCGGCGTCGTCGTCAATTTCGGCGACGCTTTTGCCGATCGCGCCAGGTTCACCTTGCTGACCCTTTATTGGGGCGTCTCCGCACTCACCATCTGGGGCGTCGAGCATTATCGCACGATGCTGGTGGAGCAGCGCCGGATCTCCAGGCGCCTGATCGAGGAAGAAGAGTATCGCAAGCTGCTGGTCGACGAGCTCCAGCACCGGCTGAAGAACAAGCTGTCGACGGCGCACGCGGTCCTGCACCAGGTGCTGCACGACCAGCCGCAGGTCTGGGCCCGGATCGATCCGCGGCTACGGTCGCTGGCCGCGACCGACGATCTGATCTCGCGGATCGACAAGGGGGGCTGCGACATCCGCGATCTCCTGATCGCTGAGCTCGGACCTTACGGCCATGTCCGCTTCACGCTCAACGGCGACCAGCTGTTCCTGCCGCCGAAGCTCGCGGTCACGCTATCGCTGATGTTTCACGAGCTCGCCACCAACGCGGGCAAATATGGTGCCTTCTCCGCGCCGCGCGGCTTGTTGCAGGTGTCATGGACCGTCAGCGGCGACCGCCTGACCGTGACCTGGGATGAAACCGAGGGCCCGAGCATCGATAAGGTCTCGGAGCCGGGCTTCGGCACAAAGCTGCTGAAGTCGGCGCTGTCGGCTTTCGACGGCAAGTCCGAGGTCTCGTATCTCAAGACCGGCCTGCATTGCATCATGCAATGCCGCATCCCGGAGAACGGCTAGACTCGAAACAAGCGAAAGCGAACGTGAGCTTCGCTTGGAGTTTCGCAGGTGCCGTTGACGCTCTGTTAATGACGATGGGTCGCACGCGTCGCATCGCCGCAAAACACCCCCGTATTTCTGCGGACCCCTTAACCAAACCTAAGAGGGAACCACGCAAGATCGCGCCCATTGCAAAGGCGCGCTGAACAACAAGATTCATGACTTCTATGAACGACAACACATATAACGGCGCGAGCGATGCCGAACTCGGATTTCTCAAGGAAATCGTTAGAATGCTGCCTGCCGGCCTGACCGTGCAGGACGCGCAAGGCAAGCTTCTCCTGGTTAACGATGTCGCGGCCGCCCAGCTCGGCATGGACGGCAGCCGTCCGTCACCCGATCTCGCGCAGCGCCGCGAAGCTTGCGAGCGAGCGCTGAGAGCCGGACAGCCTGTCACCACCGAGGAAGCGCTCCACGACGGGGCCGCACGCCAGGTGCTGCTGACCACCCATCGCCCTGTCAGCCTCGCCGGACGCGAGCTGCTGATCTCGGCTTCCTCCGACATCACCGAGCAGAAGAACTTCGAGGACCAGCTGTTCCGCTCGGCCTATTTCGACGAGCTGACCGGCCTGCCCTCGCGGCGCGTGATCGAGCACCGCGCCAACAGCCTGCTCGCGCAGGGCGGCGCCGGCGAACGCTTCGCGCTGGCCTTTCTCGACGTCGACAATTTCAAGCACATCAACGACTATTACGGCCACGCCGTCGGCGATGCGCTGCTGGTCGAGCTGTCGAAACGGCTCGGGCGGGACTTGCGCGATTCCGACATGCTCTCGCGCATCTCCGGCGACGAATTCCTGCTGCTGCTCTCGCCGATCCAGAGCCAGGAGGAAGTCGCCGAGTTCATGCAATCGACGCTGGAGCGGCTGACCGCACCGTTCTTCATCGACAATTCGGAGCTGTTCGCTTCCACCTCCGTCGGCGTCAGCCTCTATCCCGACCACGGTCGCAGCTTCGAGATGCTGCGCCAGAACGCCGACATCGCGATGTACCGCATCAAGAACGCCGGCAAGGGATCGGCGGCCTTCTTCGATTCCAGCATGGAGCGCGAGGCGCTGGCGCGGATGAAGATCGAGCAGTCGCTGCGGCTCGCCATCCTCGAAAAGCGCTTCTGTTGCGCGTTCCAGTCCAAGGTCGACATCCGCACCCAGGCCGTGAAGGGCATCGAGGCACTGGTGCGGCTGCGCGACGACGAGGGCGTGATCCAGGCACCCGGCTCGTTCATCAACCTCGCCAGCGAGCTCGGGCTGATCGACGAGCTGACCCATCTCGTGCTGGCCGAGATCGTCAAGTCGATCGACCTGATCAACGACACCTTCGGCGCGGAAGCGACCATCAGCATCAACGTCGCGGCCAAGCAGGCCGGCAATCCCGAATTCATGCGCAGCTTTGCGCAGGCGCTGGACGACACCGGCTTTCCCCAGCGCTTCATGATCGAGGTGACGGAAGACGCCTTCGTCGCCAAAAACGATTTCCAGGCCGAGATCCTGCCGATGTTCCGCAAGCTCGGCGTCGGCATCTCGATCGACGATTTCGGCACCGGCTATTCCTCACTCTCGGCACTCGCCGACATCACCGCCGACGAGATCAAGATCGATCGCTCCTTCATCACCGACATCCATAAGCGCCCGCGCAGCCAGGGCATCCTGCGCGCGATCGAATCCTTGAGCGAAGCGCTCGGCATGACCGTGATCGCCGAAGGCCTCGAATCCTACGAGGAGCTGGCCTATCTCCAGGCCGCGACCAAGATCCGCTACGCGCAGGGCTATTATTTCGCCCGGCCGATCTTCCTGGAGGAGCTCAAGCTCGCAACCCCCGTCTCCAGCGAATCCCGCCCCGGCGTGTCCAACCGCCCGATGCAGCAGAACCGCCAGGGCTATTCGCGCGCGAGCGGGTATCGGCGGTAGGTCAACAGCGGCGCCGCACATATCGCTGTCGTCCCGGGGCGCGAAGCGAACCCGGGACCCATAACCACAGGGAGAAGTTGCTGCACGCAGCTCCCACTCCGAGTCTTCGCCAAACCCCTCCCTGGGGGTATGGGTCCCGGATCTGCGCTCACTGCGTTCGCTTGTCCGGGACGACGACCGAGAGTGGAGCGCGGACAAGCGCGTTAACCTCGCCGCGTCGATTCCCCTTTGAAATTACTGCGCTTTTGGTAAGAAACAGGCGGACCTCCCCCGGGGTATGTCATGTCCGCCTCTCACCCAGACGTCAGCGATCCCGCCTATGTCCGCGCGCGGGCGATGGTGACGCTGTTCGAGCGGCTGGAGCATCTGTGCGAGGGCGCGATCGCGATCGATCGCGGCGGGCGGGTCATCTACGTCAACGAGAAATATCTGGCCTCGCTCGGTCTCAAGCAGACGGCGGAAGCGATCGGCCGGCCGATCGAGGAGATCATCCCGAACAGCCTGATGCGGAACGTGGCCGAGAGTGGCGAGCCGATCCTGCTCGACATCATGGAGCTTGGCGGCGAGCAGCTCGTGGTGACGCGCATGCCGATCGAGGACGAGGACCGCAACGTCATCGGCGCGATCGGCTTCGTGCTCTATGACCACCTCGAGAGCCTCAAGCCGCTGCTCGCCCGCGTCGCCCAGCTCGAGAGCGATCTGCGGCTGGCGCGGCGGCAATTGTCCAACGCCCGCGCGGCGCGTTTCACGTTCGCCGATTTCGTCGGCACCACACCGGGAATCGCGCAGGCCAAGGAATTCGCCAAACGCGCGGCGCGGCAGAGCGTGACCGTGCTGCTCACCGGCGAGACCGGCACCGGCAAGGAGCTGCTGGCCCAGGCGATCCACAATGCGTCCTCGCGCGCGGACAAGCCGTTCGTCAGCGTCAATGTCGCGGCGATCCCGGAGACGCTGATCGAGTCCGAGTTCTTCGGCACCGCGCCGGGCGCCTATACCGGCGCCGACCGCAGGGGGCGCGAGGGAAAATTCCGGGTCGCCGACGGCGGCACGCTGTTCCTCGACGAGATCGGCGAGATGCCGCTGCAATTGCAGGCCAAGCTCCTGCGCGTGTTGCAAGAGCGCGAGATCGAGCCGCTCGGCTCGGACAAGATCACCAAGGTCGATGTGCGCGTGATTGCCGCGACCAATGTGGATTTGCGCAAGCGCGTCAGCGACGGCGCCTTCCGCGCCGATCTCTACTACCGCCTCAACGTGCTCTCGATCGAGCTGCCGCCTCTGCGCAAATCCCAGGGCGATCTCCCCGACATCTGCGCGCGGCTGATCGAGGACATCAGTGCTTCCGGCGATTTCCTCCATGCCAGGATCACACCGAGCGGATTGTCGGCGCTCGCGCGCTACGACTGGCCCGGCAACGTCCGCGAGCTCCGCAACGTCCTGGAGCGCGCGCTGATCCTGAGCGATTCCGGGCGCCTGACCGGCGACGATTTCGTCCACATCCTGCCGGTCGGTGCGGATGCCGGCCCGGCACCCGCACAGCGCACGACCGGCCCGGTCGTCCCCTATGCCGAAGCGGAGGCGGAGTTCGAGAAGCAGACGCTCGAGCATGCACTCGCCGCCAGCAACGGGCAGATCTCGGAAGCCGCGCGGATGCTGCGCATCTCGCGCGCGACGTTCTACAAGAAGCTCGCCAAGTTTGGTCTCGCGTCGGGATCGCCGCCTGTCTGACTTTCGAGACGGCACGTGTCCGGAGTCTCGGATTCCTGACAGCGCGATGCCGGCGTCCGGCTGTGCCATTCGCGGATTATCTGCCGCATTTTCAGCCATTCCGACGCAATGCGGCAACTGGCGCAGAGCTTGCTCTGGGCCGGCTTGAGGAAACGCATGGGCTGGTGCGAGACGTGGCATCACGCGGCTTCGCCGACGCGAACGCCGCGGTCGCGGTACGCGCGTCAAGAGACTGTCACATGCGCCTCACGCAAGCTCCGCCTGAAGGTGGAATTGCAATGTTTGCACAGCTGTGCAAATCGCTGTGGCCAAGACAGTTCATCAAGGAGGAACCATCGTGCGTCGATCGCTCATTCTCACAGCAGCCATCCTCGGCCTGGCGGCGAGTACCTCCGCGCAAGCCGACGACCTCAAGGTCGCATTGATCTACGGCAAGACCGGCCCGCTTGAGGCTTACGCCAAGCAGACCGAGACCGGCCTGCAAATGGGTTTCGAATACGCCACCAAGGGCACCATGACGCTCGACGGTCGCAAGATCGTCGTCATCACCAAGGACGACCAGGGCAAGCCGGACCTTTCGAAGGCGGCGCTGGCCGAAGCCTATCAGGACGACAAGGCGGACATCGCGATCGGCACGACCTCGTCGGCAGCAGCCCTCGCCATTCTCCCCGTCGCCGAGGAGAACAAGAAGATCCTGATCGTCGAGCCCGCGGTCGCGGACCAGATTACCGGCGAGAAATGGAATCGCTACATCTTCCGCACCGGGCGCAATTCGTCGCAGGACGCGATCTCGAACGCGGTCGCGATCGGCAAGCAGGGCGTCACCGTTGCGACGCTGGCGCAGGACTACGCCTTCGGCCGCGACGGCGTCGCCGCCTTCAAGGAGGCGCTCGCCAAGACCGGCGCGACGCTCGCCGCGGAAGAATATGCTCCGACCAACACCACCGACTTCACCGCGGTCGGCCAGCGCCTGTTCGATGCGCTGAAGGACAAGCCCGGCCGCAAGGTGATCTGGGTGATCTGGGCCGGCGCCGGCAATCCGCTGGCCAAGCTCCAGGATATGGATCCGAAGCGCTACGGCATCGAGCTGTCGACCGGCGGCAACATCCTGCCGGCGCTCGCCGCCTATAAGAGCCTGCCGGGCATGGAAGGCGCGACCTATTATTTCTATGAGATCCCGAAGAACCCGGTGAACGACTGGTTCGTCGCCGAGCACCAGAAGCGCTTCAACGCGCCGCCGGACTTCTTCACCGCGGGCGGTTTCGCCGCCGCGATGTCCGTCGTCGCCGCCGTCACCAAGGCGAAGTCGACCGACACCGAGAAGCTGATCACGGCGATGGAAGGCCTGGAGTTCGACACGCCGAAGGGCAAGATGGTGTTCCGCAAGGAGGACCATCAGGCGCTCCAGAGCATGTATCACTTCAAGGTCAAGGTCGATCCGAACGTCGCCTGGGCCGTGCTCGAGCCGGTGCGCGAGCTGAAGATCGAGGACATGGACGTTCCGGTCCGCAACAAGCGCTGATATCAAATCTCCTCTCCCCGCAGGCGCGGGGAGAGGATCCCTCCATCTTCCAGAGTTATCCTGATGGCCCTGACGTTAGAGACCCGCGACCTCACCATCCGCTTCGGCGGTCATGTCGCGGTCAACAACGTCACCTGCAGCTTTCGCCCGGGCGAGCTCACCGCCATCGTCGGTCCGAACGGCGCCGGCAAGACCACCTATTTCAACCTGATCTCGGGCCAGCTGCGCGCCTCACACGGCAGCATCCTGTTCGACGGCGCCGACATCACCCAGCATTCCGCGCCGATGCGCACCCGCGCCGGCCTCGGCCGCGCCTTCCAGCTCACCAACCTCTTTCCGAACCTCACCGTGGAAGAGAACGTCCGCCTCGCGGTGCAGGCCGCCAGCGGCACCCATTACGACATGCTCCGGCCCTGGATGGTTCGCCGCGATCTGATCGCCCGGGCCGATGCCATCCTCGACCAGGTCGCACTCGGCAATCGCCGCGGCGTCGCCGCGACTGCGCTGTCGCATGGCGACCAGCGCAAGCTCGAGGTCGCGCTGATGATCGCACTCGAACCCAAAGTGTTCATGTTCGACGAGCCGACCGCGGGCATGAGCATCGACGAGGTGCCGGTCGTGCTGAACCTGATCGCGCAGCTCAAGCAGGACAAGAGCAAGATTATCCTCCTGGTCGAGCACAAGATGGACGTGGTGCGCTCGCTCGCCGACCGCATCATCGTGCTGCATAACGGACAGCTTGTTGCCGATGGTCCGCCGGCCGAAGTGATCGCCTCGCCGATCGTGCAGGAAGCCTATCTCGGCGTCGCACCGAAGAGCGCCGCATGACAGACCTCCTCAAGCTCTCCGGCGTACACACCCATATCGGCCGCTACCACATCCTCCAGGGCATCGACCTCGCGGTCCCGCAGGGCCAGGTCACGATGCTGCTCGGCCGCAACGGCGCCGGCAAGACCACGACGCTGCGCACCATCATGGGCCTGTGGCAGGCCTCGAGTGGCGAGATCAGCCTCGCCGGCGAGCGCATCGAGAGCCGCGCCACGCCCGACATCGCCCGGCTCGGCGTCGGCTATGTGCCGGAAAGCATGGCGGTGTTCTCCGATCTCACGGTGAAGGAGAACCTGGTGCTGGCGGCGCGCGACGGGCCGCTCGACGACACCCAGCTCGACTGGATCTTCGGCTTCTTCCCGGCGCTGCGCCGGTTCTGGCTGTCGCGCGCGGGAAGCCTCTCGGGCGGGCAGAAGCAGATGTTGTCGATCGCGCGCGCCATCGTCGAACCGCGCAAGCTGTTGCTGATCGAC includes the following:
- a CDS encoding bifunctional diguanylate cyclase/phosphodiesterase: MNDNTYNGASDAELGFLKEIVRMLPAGLTVQDAQGKLLLVNDVAAAQLGMDGSRPSPDLAQRREACERALRAGQPVTTEEALHDGAARQVLLTTHRPVSLAGRELLISASSDITEQKNFEDQLFRSAYFDELTGLPSRRVIEHRANSLLAQGGAGERFALAFLDVDNFKHINDYYGHAVGDALLVELSKRLGRDLRDSDMLSRISGDEFLLLLSPIQSQEEVAEFMQSTLERLTAPFFIDNSELFASTSVGVSLYPDHGRSFEMLRQNADIAMYRIKNAGKGSAAFFDSSMEREALARMKIEQSLRLAILEKRFCCAFQSKVDIRTQAVKGIEALVRLRDDEGVIQAPGSFINLASELGLIDELTHLVLAEIVKSIDLINDTFGAEATISINVAAKQAGNPEFMRSFAQALDDTGFPQRFMIEVTEDAFVAKNDFQAEILPMFRKLGVGISIDDFGTGYSSLSALADITADEIKIDRSFITDIHKRPRSQGILRAIESLSEALGMTVIAEGLESYEELAYLQAATKIRYAQGYYFARPIFLEELKLATPVSSESRPGVSNRPMQQNRQGYSRASGYRR
- a CDS encoding sigma-54-dependent Fis family transcriptional regulator, giving the protein MSASHPDVSDPAYVRARAMVTLFERLEHLCEGAIAIDRGGRVIYVNEKYLASLGLKQTAEAIGRPIEEIIPNSLMRNVAESGEPILLDIMELGGEQLVVTRMPIEDEDRNVIGAIGFVLYDHLESLKPLLARVAQLESDLRLARRQLSNARAARFTFADFVGTTPGIAQAKEFAKRAARQSVTVLLTGETGTGKELLAQAIHNASSRADKPFVSVNVAAIPETLIESEFFGTAPGAYTGADRRGREGKFRVADGGTLFLDEIGEMPLQLQAKLLRVLQEREIEPLGSDKITKVDVRVIAATNVDLRKRVSDGAFRADLYYRLNVLSIELPPLRKSQGDLPDICARLIEDISASGDFLHARITPSGLSALARYDWPGNVRELRNVLERALILSDSGRLTGDDFVHILPVGADAGPAPAQRTTGPVVPYAEAEAEFEKQTLEHALAASNGQISEAARMLRISRATFYKKLAKFGLASGSPPV
- a CDS encoding substrate-binding domain-containing protein — its product is MRRSLILTAAILGLAASTSAQADDLKVALIYGKTGPLEAYAKQTETGLQMGFEYATKGTMTLDGRKIVVITKDDQGKPDLSKAALAEAYQDDKADIAIGTTSSAAALAILPVAEENKKILIVEPAVADQITGEKWNRYIFRTGRNSSQDAISNAVAIGKQGVTVATLAQDYAFGRDGVAAFKEALAKTGATLAAEEYAPTNTTDFTAVGQRLFDALKDKPGRKVIWVIWAGAGNPLAKLQDMDPKRYGIELSTGGNILPALAAYKSLPGMEGATYYFYEIPKNPVNDWFVAEHQKRFNAPPDFFTAGGFAAAMSVVAAVTKAKSTDTEKLITAMEGLEFDTPKGKMVFRKEDHQALQSMYHFKVKVDPNVAWAVLEPVRELKIEDMDVPVRNKR
- a CDS encoding ABC transporter ATP-binding protein — translated: MALTLETRDLTIRFGGHVAVNNVTCSFRPGELTAIVGPNGAGKTTYFNLISGQLRASHGSILFDGADITQHSAPMRTRAGLGRAFQLTNLFPNLTVEENVRLAVQAASGTHYDMLRPWMVRRDLIARADAILDQVALGNRRGVAATALSHGDQRKLEVALMIALEPKVFMFDEPTAGMSIDEVPVVLNLIAQLKQDKSKIILLVEHKMDVVRSLADRIIVLHNGQLVADGPPAEVIASPIVQEAYLGVAPKSAA
- a CDS encoding ABC transporter ATP-binding protein; its protein translation is MTDLLKLSGVHTHIGRYHILQGIDLAVPQGQVTMLLGRNGAGKTTTLRTIMGLWQASSGEISLAGERIESRATPDIARLGVGYVPESMAVFSDLTVKENLVLAARDGPLDDTQLDWIFGFFPALRRFWLSRAGSLSGGQKQMLSIARAIVEPRKLLLIDEPTKGLAPAIVMALIECLKEIKRKGATILLVEQNFFAARELGDNVLVMDNGTIVHRGEMAALAADVPLQERLLGLSLEAHQ